One region of Centropristis striata isolate RG_2023a ecotype Rhode Island chromosome 3, C.striata_1.0, whole genome shotgun sequence genomic DNA includes:
- the LOC131968241 gene encoding inter-alpha-trypsin inhibitor heavy chain H3-like, which yields MSGLQGVGLLLLWGSACLWLPGSAWGALVISGEHEALQETRGGARPLQKRSTTEVKVEVYSVKVDCTVTSRFAHTVMTSKARNKANVSQEIFFEVELPKTAFITNFSMEIEGQVYVGEVKEKEKAKKQYEKAVSSGQTAGLVKASGRKMEKFSVSVNIAAESNVTFILTYEELLQRKLGQYEILTRVKPKQRVQEFQIVTNIFEPQGISHVDTHATFLTNELLPLVEKTVTNNKAHISFSPTMEQQRKCPDCDGTLIDGDFVIKYDVNRAKSLGDIQVVNGYFVHFFAPPDLPRVPKNVVFVIDKSGSMGGRKIEQTREALLAILNDLHEEDHFALILFDSRIVSWRESLTKATKENVTEGMDYVRRIDQGSSTNINDGVLRGVNMLVKDRQEKKLPEKSIDMIILMTDGMPDFEPRIPKLQENVRSAIGGNMSLFCLGFGNDVDYSFLDVLSKQNKGVARRIFEGSDAAVQLQGFYEEVANPLLSEVDLRYPDNTVDSLTTNHYSQLFNGSEIVVAGRLMDNDLDNFLVEVFGQGFEEDFKVQGQASTVDWDMMYPDDKYIFGDFTERLWAYLTIQQLLEKSKSDAPDEKANTTAKALDMSLRYSFVTPLTSMVVTKPETEDGPDSPLIADKLTEEQRQQAERMIYRYAAPPSYAYQPPPPTYFVDGDPHFMIELPDRDDALCFNINDKPGTILNLVRDPKQGILVNGQTIGDKKIPPDGKINTYFWRFGIVHQTLGVRLEVSTRDISVFQDGKRVKLLWSDTASVKGPNVDLLLTKDRSLTVTLKDSVKFVILLHKVWAKHPYHQDYLGFYTLDSHLLSPSVHGLLGQFYHGIAYELSDLRPGEVPEKPDATMYVKGEELNVTRGWQRDFRRDVKNGENVPCWFIHSNGTGLIDGDVTDYIVSGLFKAV from the exons ATGTCTGGACTGCAGGGTGttggactgctgctgctgtggggcAGCGCCTGCCTTTGGCTGCCCGGCTCGGCCTGGGGGGCTCTGGTTATCTCCGGGGAGCATGAAGCTCTGCAG GAGACAAGAGGAGGTGCCAGACCACTGCAG aaaagAAGTACAACTGAGGTCAAG GTGGAGGTGTACAGCGTGAAAGTGGACTGCACTGTGACGTCTCGTTTCGCCCACACCGTCATGACTTCCAAGGCTCGGAACAAAGCAAACGTTTCCCAGGAAATCTTCTTCGAAGTTGAGCTGCCTAAGACCGCCTTCATCACCAACTTCagcat GGAAATTGAAGGTCAGGTGTATGTTGGGGAggtgaaggagaaagagaaagcaaaGAAACAGTATGAGAAGGCTGTTTCCTCTGGACAGACTGCTGGACTGGTCAA GGCTTCAGGAAGAAAGATGGAGAAGTTTTCAGTGTCCGTCAACATTGCAGCTGAAAGTAACGTGACTTTCATTCTGACCTACGAGGAGCTCCTTCAGAGGAAACTGGGCCAGTATGAGATTCTGACTCGAGTTAAACCCAAACAGCGAGTCCAGGAGTTTCAG aTTGTGACAAACATCTTTGAGCCTCAGGGCATTTCTCATGTGGACACTCATGCAACCTTCCTCACCAATGAGCTGCTCCCCCTGGTGGAGAAAACTGTCACAAACAACAAG GCACACATCTCTTTCTCACCAACtatggagcagcagaggaaatgTCCAGATTGTGATGGAACACTCATCGATGGAGATTTTGTCATCAAGTATGACGTGAACCGAGCAAAGAGTCTCGGGGACATTCAG GTTGTGAACGGATACTTTGTGCACTTCTTTGCTCCCCCTGACCTGCCCAGAGTCCCAAAGAATGTGGTGTTTGTGATTGACAAGAGCGGATCGATGGGTGGAAGAAAGATTGAACAG ACAAGAGAAGCATTGCTGGCCATCCTCAACGACCTCCACGAGGAGGACCACTTTGCCCTCATCCTGTTTGATAGCCGTATTGTTTCTTGGAGAGAATCACTTACCAAAGCAACCAAGGAAAATGTGACAGAAGGAATGGATTATGTCAGAAGGATAGATCAAGGatcat CAACTAATATCAATGATGGAGTGTTGAGAGGTGTGAACATGCTGGTCAAAGACAGGCAGGAGAAGAAGCTCCCAGAGAAGAGCATCgatatgattattttaatgaCAGATGGAATGCCAGATTTTG AGCCCCGGATCCCGAAGCTTCAGGAGAATGTGCGTTCTGCAATCGGAGGAAACATGTCTCTGTTCTGTCTTGGGTTCGGAAATGATGTGGATTATTCCTTCTTGGATGTGttgagcaaacaaaacaaaggagtGGCCCGCAGAATCTTTGAGGGTTCAGATGCAGCCGTTCAACTCCAG GGTTTCTATGAGGAGGTGGCCAACCCCCTGCTATCAGAGGTGGACCTGCGTTATCCTGACAACACAGTGGACTCCCTAACTACCAACCACTACAGCCAGTTGTTTAACGGCTCAGAGATTGTCGTGGCCGGGCGACTGATGGACAATGACCTGGACAACTTCCTAGTGGAAGTGTTTGGCCAGGGG TTTGAGGAGGACTTCAAGGTGCAGGGCCAGGCCAGTACTGTGGACTGGGACATGATGTACCCAGATGATAAGTACATCTTTGGGGATTTCACAGAGCGTCTGTGGGCTTACCTCACCATCCAACAGCTCCTGGAGAAGAG CAAGAGTGATGCACCAGACGAGAAAGCCAACACCACAGCCAAGGCCCTAGACATGTCTCTGCGTTACAGCTTTGTCACCCCTCTTACCTCCATGGTGGTGACCAAGCCTGAAACTGAGGATGGACCAGACAGCCCTCTCATCGCTGATAAGCTGACTGAGG AGCAAAGACAACAGGCAGAAAGAATGA TATATCGATATGCTGCTCCCCCTTCATATGCTTACCAGCCGCCACCACCCACATACTTTG TGGACGGAGATCCTCATTTTATGATCGAGCTCCCTGACAGAGACGACGCCCTGTGTTTCAATATCAACGACAAACCAGGAACCATTCTCAACTTGGTCAGAGACCCAAAACAAG GTATTTTGGTCAATGGCCAGACCATCGGAGACAAGAAGATTCCCCCTGATGGTAAAATTAACACCTACTTTTGGCGTTTTGGCATCGTCCACCAGACTTTGGGGGTGAGGCTGGAGGTGAGCACTCGGGACATCTCGGTGTTCCAGGATGGCAAACGGGTCAAACTACTGTGGTCTGATACAGCTTCTGTCAAAGGACCCAA TGTGGATCTTCTCTTGACCAAGGATCGCAGCCTTACAGTCACTCTAAAGGATTCAGTCAAGTTTGTCATCCTGCTACACAAAGTGTGGGCAAAGCACCCGTACCACCAGGACTACTTGGGTTTCTACACCTTGGACAGCCACCTCCTGTCCCCTTCTGTTCACGGCCTGCTAG GTCAGTTCTACCATGGGATTGCATATGAGCTGTCAGACCTGCGTCCAGGTGAAGTCCCAGAGAAACCAGATGCCAccatgtatgtgaaaggagaggAGCTCAATGTGACCAG AGGCTGGCAGAGAGACTTCAGGAGGGATGTGAAGAACGGGGAAAATGTTCCCTGCTGGTTCATTCACAGTAACGGAACAGGACTTATCGATGGAGATGTGACAGACTACATTGTGTCAGGCCTTTTTAAAGCTGTTTAA